The Pseudomonadota bacterium region CTTGTTATCGACGCGCGCGTAGAAATCCTGCCGCCGTGCCCGTTGGATGAGTCCAACTTCGAGCACGACGGGAGTGCCGATATCCATCAGATCCTGGGCCACGCACCAGATCTGCTCCAGGCAGCGCTCCGCGCGTTCCATGTACCATTGCAGCCGGCCGTGGTTCGGTCGCGGATCGTCGCCGTAGAGCGTGGCCATCCACTCATCCAGCACCAAACGCGCCGCGTTCTGCTCCCGACACAGCTTGCGGGCGTAGGTGGATTTCCCTGCCCCCACGGGCCCAATAATCAGGTGCAGCCGCGCCATCGCGCGCACTATCGATAGGACCGCCGCCGCAGTCAACAGCCCGCTGCGTGTCTCCGGCCAATGGCTCGACTCGTTCACCAGCGTGGAGCGCCGGCCGGCGGCGCAACTGTCGCAGGTCTGCGCAAGTCACTCGGCGGCGCCGTGTAGTGCCGCTCGCTGGGATCTGTGCGGGGGGCGGGCCGGGGCGGGCCGAACCCTCAGAGCTAAGGCCCGTCCCTACCGC contains the following coding sequences:
- a CDS encoding ATP-binding protein, encoding MARLHLIIGPVGAGKSTYARKLCREQNAARLVLDEWMATLYGDDPRPNHGRLQWYMERAERCLEQIWCVAQDLMDIGTPVVLEVGLIQRARRQDFYARVDNKAYDLSVYVLDADRDVRRARVERRNRDKGETFSMEVPPDMFELASDLWEPPADDECAEREVHFIRQTHSE